The following are from one region of the Mus caroli chromosome 13, CAROLI_EIJ_v1.1, whole genome shotgun sequence genome:
- the Mylip gene encoding E3 ubiquitin-protein ligase MYLIP — MLCYVTRPDAVLMEVEVEAKANGEDCLNQVCRRLGIIEVDYFGLQFTGSKGESLWLNLRNRISQQMDGLAPYRLKLRVKFFVEPHLILQEQTRHIFFLHIKESLLAGHLQCSPEQAVELSALLAQTKFGDYNQNTAQYSYEDLCEKELSSSTLNSIIAKHKELEGISQASAEYQVLQIVSAMENYGIEWHAVRDSEGQKLLIGVGPEGISICKEDFSPINRIAYPVVQMATQSGKNVYLTVTKESGNSIVLLFKMISTRAASGLYRAITETHAFYRCDTVTSAVMMQYSRDLKGHLASLFLNENINLGKKYVFDIKRTSKEVYDHARRALYNAGVVDLVSRSDQSPPSSPLKSSDSSMSCSSCEGLSCQQTRVLQEKLRKLKEAMLCMACCEEEINSTFCPCGHTVCCESCAAQLQSCPVCRSRVEHVQHVYLPTHTSLLNLTVI; from the exons gtgtGCAGGCGTCTAGGGATCATCGAGGTTGATTATTTTGGGCTGCAGTTCACGGGGAGCAAAGGTGAGAGCTTATGGCTGAATCTGAGAAACCGGATCTCGCAGCAGATGGATGGGCTGGCACCTTACCGGCTTAAACTGAGGGTCAAGTTCTTTGTGGAGCCTCATCTCATCTTACAGGAGCAGACAAG GCATATCTTTTTCTTGCACATTAAAGAGTCCCTCTTGGCAGGCCACCTCCAGTGTTCCCCAGAGCAGGCCGTGGAACTCAGTGCCCTCCTGGCCCAGACCAAATTTGGAGACTACAACCAGAACACCGCCCAATACAGCTATGAGGACCTGTGTGAGAAAGAGCTCTCCAGCTCCACTTTGAACAG CATCATTGCGAAGCATAAGGAGCTGGAGGGCATCAGCCAGGCCTCTGCCGAGTACCAGGTTCTGCAGATTGTGTCAGCAATGGAGAACTACGGCATAGAGTGGCATGCCGTGAGGGACAGCGAAGGACAGAAACTCCTCATTGGGGTTGGACCTGAAGGCATCTCGATCTGTAAAGAGGACTTTAGCCCTATTAACAG GATAGCTTATCCTGTGGTGCAGATGGCCACCCAGTCAGGAAAGAATGTCTACTTGACCGTCACCAAGGAGTCCGGCAACAGCATCGTGCTCCTGTTTAAGATGATCAGCACCAGAGCAGCCAGCGGCCTCTACCGAGCCATCACCGAAACACATGCATTCTACAG GTGTGACACAGTCACCAGCGCCGTCATGATGCAGTACAGTCGCGACCTGAAGGGCCACTTGGCGTCTCTGTTTCTGAACGAAAACATTAACCTTGGTAAGAAATACGTCTTCGACATCAAGAGAACATCCAAAGAGGTCTATGACCACGCCAGGAGGGCTCTGTACAACGCCGGCGTTGTGGACCTTGTCTCTCGAAGTGACCAGAGCCCTCCCAGCTCGCCCCTGAAGTCCTCAGACAGCAGCATGAGCTGCAGCAGCTGTGAGGGCCTCAGCTGCCAGCAGACCCGGGTGCTGCAGGAGAAGCTGCGCAAGCTGAAGGAAGCCATGCTGTGTATGGCGTGCTGCGAGGAAGAGATCAACTCCACCTTCTGCCCCTGCGGCCACACTGTGTGCTGCGAGAGCTGTGCAGCCCAGCTGCAG TCCTGTCCGGTCTGTAGATCCCGTGTGGAGCATGTCCAGCACGTCTACCTGCCCACCCACACCAGTCTCCTCAATCTGACTGTCATCTGA